A DNA window from Doryrhamphus excisus isolate RoL2022-K1 chromosome 2, RoL_Dexc_1.0, whole genome shotgun sequence contains the following coding sequences:
- the znf804a gene encoding zinc finger protein 804A, producing the protein MACYYIVISSTHLRDGQLRSIKGVFRGPIGASGPKNTEEGDSSLYCALCDKQYVRHQQYDNHINSYDHHHKQRLKELKQREFYRALACRRQRRRREERKEERLLRRLHQQHEEKQERGCAPGSGPMFRSTTVAVDPASQSNRHLIENWADIHPSSGTLGTKPQTSFIVPLDAAIGSRLLSDTRWPYEQLDVRSDDITRKNSSDTKFPWHSRFPDATDGSNDKSPVPGRGRPVCFSLPKRSCVLLHRSAAIFIQAARGSTETTQERRKECGDAVTKTKTLSPETQTQGQGLGTGPQDGGDQPTDGREPGTEDTGEVGTETQVGTGAEDGSGRSAASRHGTSGLLVPPSDSGDGGETSDPSHVAEPLQQLQPKDFWNREKQSACSPPSRPEEPFCPVLSRDGSRVLLWPSEMVSYTKTSPSLSFGVNPLLYDFRAHSRPRGDEAEARAGERIKPSVIKQADCQHRRGDAGGGGEVKLDERQDEDEGGQAGNPLEVAGRCKGGGTVPDGDNSAFKFASADCHFTKPGKRRRRKRRGGVRRGMRKRGRRKRGEEINSKKRKRGGRGIITALGENQIAKRKKDGAETEERREKRPLRRLRLLGGPKNRTRGEERRMRGDETRGEAADRAELLSHLPPNRCNRWKQLSDAQVNTGAGWHQSQQSACGWGPRLTKPLCGGASCNMAISPSLGSAAQTPPRCSAITETGRRHQAGYEERREDEEREIRAQESNVCEAAISQIRRSPCRRGEAACDPAISPAPLSFRDTAGAQRQTSAAGHRLTFESCCAVQKTGSEVSRGSDTRTLEATPQEVGAAPVSSKRKLMECGEATARKQSKGEQRQACHTCDTAWVGGANRKEAESNLLPPDRTKQSHLQTRQDGDDPGQVISRGPDHQTRGENVQRIHDRERHPPVDTPPDDITPQMDGREPSHRDAVMPPIGHHVAADVVTTKEDRQTRRRSRLQRSFPPGHRPLRAPPLLIPPSTSSSFSFHHTIIQHHLSLLPPPVPIPSYPHLLPHFAPYPLSLNPPPGPPPPPPMPPSFYAPPPVRLLDVTAAYPLATEFHPMLNHHPPPLLAPSHPAALPLQVLF; encoded by the exons gaggAAGGAGACTCCAGTTTGTATTGCGCGCTGTGCGACAAACAATATGTCCGACACCAACAGTACGACAACCACATCAACTCCTACGACCATCACCATAAGCAG CGCCTGAAGGAGCTGAAGCAGCGGGAGTTTTACAGAGCCCTGGCCTGCAGGAGACAGAGGAGGCGCAGGGaggagaggaaggaggagaggctgctgaGGAGGCTTCATCAGCAGCATGAGGAGAAACAAGAACGCGGTTG CGCTCCGGGTTCCGGGCCCATGTTCCGCTCCACCACCGTGGCAGTCGACCCGGCGAGTCAAAGCAATCGGCACCTAATAGAGAACTGGGCCGACATCCATCCGAGCAGCGGGACTCTGGGGACCA AACCTCAAACCTCGTTTATCGTTCCTCTGGATGCCGCCATCGGGAGCAGACTCCTGAGCGACACAAGATGGCCGTACGAGCAGCTGGACGTTAGATCTGATGACATCACCAGGAAGAACTCATCTGACACAAAGTTCCCTTGGCATTCCCGTTTCCCGGATGCCACCGACGGCTCCAACGATAAAAGCCCCGTGCCCGGCAGAGGGCGCCCTGTGTGCTTCTCGCTGCCCAAGAGGAGTTGCGTGCTTCTGCATCGGTCGGCCGCCATCTTCATTCAAGCTGCAAGGGGTTCAACGGAGACAACGCAAGAAAGACGCAAAGAATGCGGTGATGCTGTGACGAAGACGAAAACCCTAAGCCCTGAGACTCAGACACAGGGTCAGGGACTCGGGACCGGGCCCCAGGATGGTGGAGACCAACCAACAGACGGCAGGGAACCTGGAACTGAAGACACTGGTGAAGTTGGTACAGAAACCCAAGTTGGTACTGGAGCTGAAGACGGTAGTGGAAGAAGTGCAGCTTCTCGTCATGGGACCAGTGGGCTACTAGTACCGCCTTCTGACAGCGGCGATGGCGGTGAAACCTCAGATCCTTCGCACGTTGCCGAACCTCTTCAACAACTTCAACCCAAAGACTTCTGGAACCGTGAAAAACAATCCGCTTGCTCTCCTCCGAGTCGCCCCGAAGAACCGTTCTGTCCCGTGTTGAGCAGAGACGGAAGCCGCGTCCTCCTGTGGCCCTCGGAGATGGTCAGCTACACCAAGACGTCGCCATCGCTCTCCTTCGGCGTCAACCCGCTGCTGTACGACTTCCGAGCCCACAGCAGGCCCAGAGGGGACGAGGCTGAAGCGAGAGCGGGGGAGAGAATAAAGCCATCAGTGATCAAACAAGCCGACTGCCAACACAGGCGAGGAGACGCGGGGGGAGGCGGGGAGGTGAAGTTAGATGAAAGACAGGACGAGGATGAAGGAGGACAGGCGGGAAATCCTTTGGAAGTTGCAGGCCGATGCAAAGGCGGTGGCACAGTTCCGGATGGCGATAATAGCGCTTTCAAATTCGCCTCCGCGGATTGCCACTTCACGAAACCGGGGAAGAGAAGGAGGCggaagaggagaggaggggtGAGGAGGGGTATGAGGAAGAGGGGGAGGAGGAAAAGAGGAGAGGAGATAAACAGTAAAAAGCGGAAAAGAGGGGGGCGGGGGATAATAACGGCTCTCGGTGAGAATCAGATTGCCAAGCGTAAAAAAGATGGCGCTGAAACAGAGGAGCGGCGGGAAAAGCGGCCATTAAGGCGTCTTCGGCTGCTCGGAGGCCCCAAAAACCGAACGAGGGGGGAGGAGAGACGGATGAGAGGAGATGAAACCCGGGGCGAGGCGGCCGACAGAGCGGAGCTATTAAGCCATCTTCCCCCGAATCGGTGTAATCGCTGGAAGCAGCTGAGCGATGCGCAGGTGAACACGGGGGCCGGGTGGCATCAATCCCAGCAATCAGCCTGCGGGTGGGGTCCCCGGCTCACAAAGCCCCTCTGCGGGGGTGCCTCATGTAACATGGCGATTAGTCCCTCCCTTGGTTCTGCTGCACAGACGCCGCCACGCTGCTCCGCAATTACGGAGACGGGACGCAGACATCAAGCGGGATACGAGGAAAGGCGGGAAGATGAGGAGCGGGAGATAAGAGCTCAGGAATCAAACGTGTGTGAGGCGGCGATCAGCCAAATCCGTCGTTCTCCTTGTCGGCGTGGGGAAGCCGCATGTGATCCAGCGATTAGCCCGGCCCCGCTTTCCTTCAGAGACACAGCTGGCGCTCAAAGACAAACGTCGGCAGCGGGACATCGTCTCACGTTTGAGTCATGCTGCGCCGtacaaaagacaggaagtgaggtgagTCGCGGATCAGACACACGAACCTTAGAGGCCACTCCGCAGGAAGTGGGAGCGGCGCCCGTCAGCAGCAAGAGGAAGTTGATGGAATGTGGCGAAGCGACGGCACGGAAGCAATCCAAAGGAGAACAAAGACAAGCGTGTCACACATGTGACACCGCATGGGTGGGTGGGGCCAACCGCAAGGAGGCGGAGTCAAACCTCCTGCCACCTGATAGGACAAAGCAAAGTCACCTTCAAACCCGCCAAGACGGCGACGACCCGGGTCAGGTCATCTCGAGGGGACCGGATCATCAAACCCGGGGCGAAAATGTCCAACGCATTCATGACCGTGAACGCCACCCACCTGTTGACACGCCCCCTGATGACATCACGCCACAAATGGACGGGCGTGAACCTAGTCACAGGGACGCCGTCATGCCTCCTATTGGCCACCATGTGGCGGCGGATGTTGTCACAACAAAGGAGGACCGACAAACGAGGAGGAGGTCCCGTCTGCAACGTAGCTTCCCCCCGGGGCACCGCCCCCTCcgggctcctcctcttctcatcccgccctccacctcctcctcgttCTCCTTCCATCACACCATCATCCAACACCATCTCTCTCTTCTGCCGCCCCCCGTCCCCATCCCCTCGTACCCGCATCTCCTGCCACATTTTGCCCCCTACCCCCTCAGCTTGAACCCCCCTCCTGGtcctccaccaccaccgcccATGCCGCCCTCTTTCTATGCCCCACCTCCTGTCCGTCTCCTGGATGTGACGGCCGCGTATCCCCTGGCGACGGAGTTTCATCCCATGCTGAATCACCACCCCCCGCCTTTGTTGGCCCCCTCCCACCCTGCAGCCCTGCCATTGCAGGTGTTGTTCTAA